Proteins found in one Maridesulfovibrio sp. genomic segment:
- a CDS encoding HD domain-containing phosphohydrolase, translating into MERRRKILVVDDEPHNIVLLEGILTKLGYEVVSSENAVVALEKLDRTFDLVLSDVMMPVMNGFEFVAKIRENEETQDIPVIMVTTLSQKDDRLKAVSVGANDFITKPIDLVELRIRTESMLKQKSQQDEIKSFQSDLHAMVENRTAELREALAKLDEAHVETIHHLCAAAEYKDEDTADHLIRMAEYSRIIAAEIGLDKKTVQLIHTSSPMHDIGKIGIPDSILLKPGKLDLEEWDIMKSHPIIGGKILSMGSSDYINMGAVIALSHHEKWNGSGYPSGLSGEKIPFPGRICAIADVFDALTSRRPYKEPFSVEKSLEIMKEGRGTHFDPQLIDVFFDKLDDILEILESSAD; encoded by the coding sequence ATGGAACGCAGACGAAAAATACTGGTTGTTGATGATGAACCGCACAATATTGTTCTGCTGGAAGGCATTCTTACTAAGCTTGGGTACGAGGTGGTAAGTTCAGAGAACGCGGTGGTGGCTCTTGAGAAGCTGGACCGTACTTTCGATCTGGTCCTGAGTGATGTGATGATGCCGGTGATGAATGGATTTGAGTTTGTCGCAAAAATTCGCGAAAATGAAGAAACGCAAGATATCCCGGTGATTATGGTCACAACCCTTTCTCAGAAGGATGACCGGCTTAAAGCTGTTTCTGTAGGCGCGAATGATTTTATCACCAAGCCCATCGATCTTGTGGAGCTTAGAATACGCACCGAATCCATGCTCAAGCAGAAAAGCCAGCAGGATGAAATCAAATCTTTTCAGTCCGACCTTCATGCGATGGTGGAAAACCGCACTGCGGAGTTGCGCGAAGCTCTGGCTAAGCTTGATGAAGCTCATGTAGAGACCATTCACCATCTTTGTGCCGCTGCTGAATACAAGGATGAAGATACAGCCGACCATCTGATCAGAATGGCCGAATACAGCAGAATTATTGCTGCGGAAATTGGTCTGGATAAGAAAACAGTCCAGTTGATTCATACCAGCAGCCCCATGCATGATATCGGCAAAATAGGAATTCCGGATAGTATTCTGCTTAAGCCCGGTAAATTGGATTTGGAAGAATGGGACATCATGAAAAGCCACCCCATTATCGGCGGAAAAATACTTTCCATGGGCAGCTCCGACTATATCAACATGGGTGCTGTAATAGCCTTGAGCCATCATGAAAAATGGAATGGCTCAGGATATCCCAGTGGCCTCTCAGGAGAAAAGATACCGTTTCCCGGTAGAATTTGCGCTATTGCCGATGTTTTCGATGCCTTGACCAGCAGACGTCCTTACAAAGAACCTTTCAGTGTAGAAAAATCGCTCGAAATTATGAAAGAAGGTCGCGGTACTCATTTTGACCCGCAACTGATCGATGTTTTCTTTGATAAACTAGATGATATTCTTGAGATACTGGAAAGTAGTGCAGATTAG
- a CDS encoding Fur family transcriptional regulator codes for MKSAQDIFTEYLTRQRLKMTPQRRTILDVFLAEEGHISSEELYNLVRDEDSSIGQATVYRTLKLLADSGIAKSVDFNDGVIRYEHKYGHEHHDHLVCEHCGKTIEAVDNKIEHLQEELAGKYGFKLTHHEMYLFGVCKECQEKGDK; via the coding sequence ATGAAATCAGCACAAGATATATTTACTGAATATCTGACCAGACAAAGACTTAAAATGACTCCCCAGCGCAGAACTATCCTTGATGTATTCCTTGCTGAGGAAGGCCATATTTCATCAGAAGAACTGTATAATCTTGTCCGTGACGAAGACTCTTCCATCGGACAAGCTACTGTTTACCGCACCCTTAAGCTCCTCGCTGATTCCGGTATTGCCAAATCAGTAGATTTTAATGACGGCGTAATCCGCTATGAGCATAAATATGGACATGAACATCATGACCATCTTGTATGCGAGCATTGCGGAAAAACAATCGAAGCCGTAGATAATAAAATCGAACATCTACAGGAAGAACTTGCGGGAAAATACGGTTTCAAACTTACCCATCATGAAATGTATCTTTTCGGCGTCTGCAAGGAGTGCCAGGAAAAAGGCGATAAATAA
- a CDS encoding efflux RND transporter periplasmic adaptor subunit gives MKIQSRPIVLKFILLLMLHVVSLIFLSANAHASSAAVFKAEQASRIIMLTGFTRPRVTMTLVSEESAVCTKVYADVGDTIVDSGKFAELDPTFIKLEIAQLQADLKRLRSDLTYYDKEAKRYTKLVKQNTASQSELDLHIRNFESAEALLRSTQLKLNVDREHLRRYTLRGPGGWRVIKRYIEPGEWVNKGEKVAELGNFKTLLVPYALTIPELKKIRNSKNIKLNLPDISLEVPAELERISPDFDPDTRKVEVDLEIRKGKFGFRGGLRAELEIKMPDPGGAIVIPKSALLKAYDDTFLVRPDGVRVKVLVLGDTADGKVRVSSRAVKAGEEFLTKP, from the coding sequence ATGAAGATACAAAGCAGACCGATTGTGCTGAAGTTCATCCTTCTGCTTATGTTGCATGTAGTCAGTCTTATTTTTTTATCGGCGAATGCCCATGCTTCTTCCGCCGCTGTTTTTAAAGCTGAGCAGGCTTCAAGAATTATCATGCTGACAGGATTCACCCGGCCAAGGGTGACCATGACTCTGGTCAGTGAAGAATCTGCTGTCTGTACAAAGGTGTATGCCGATGTGGGCGATACAATCGTAGATAGTGGAAAGTTTGCCGAGCTGGACCCCACATTCATCAAGCTTGAAATTGCCCAGTTGCAAGCTGATTTAAAACGGTTGCGTTCAGATCTGACTTATTATGACAAGGAAGCCAAACGGTATACCAAACTGGTTAAACAGAATACCGCCTCCCAATCTGAACTGGACCTTCACATTCGTAATTTTGAATCTGCGGAAGCTTTGCTGCGCTCTACACAGCTCAAGCTGAACGTAGACCGTGAGCATCTGCGGCGCTATACCCTGCGCGGACCGGGTGGCTGGCGTGTCATTAAGCGTTATATTGAGCCGGGTGAATGGGTCAACAAAGGTGAAAAGGTCGCAGAACTTGGCAATTTTAAAACACTTCTGGTTCCTTATGCACTGACAATTCCCGAGCTTAAAAAGATCCGCAACTCAAAGAATATAAAGCTTAATCTTCCGGATATATCCCTTGAAGTTCCAGCCGAACTTGAACGTATTTCCCCTGATTTTGATCCAGATACACGCAAGGTGGAAGTGGATTTGGAAATCAGAAAGGGCAAATTTGGATTTCGGGGAGGTTTGCGTGCTGAGTTGGAAATTAAAATGCCTGATCCGGGCGGGGCAATTGTTATTCCTAAGTCAGCATTGCTCAAAGCCTACGACGATACTTTTTTAGTCCGTCCAGACGGAGTGCGCGTAAAAGTACTTGTGCTTGGCGATACTGCGGATGGAAAAGTTCGCGTCTCTTCACGGGCTGTTAAAGCCGGGGAAGAATTTCTTACCAAGCCCTAA
- the nhaA gene encoding Na+/H+ antiporter NhaA produces MSKPEAPTKENQPRIDKMLQPFYEFVRIESSGGLVLIIATILALVWANSPLGNLYESFKNVPLTVGAGEFILSKPVILWINDGLMAIFFFLVGLEIKSEILVGELNSFRQASLPIFAAVGGMVVPALVYYFFNIGTSSVDGWGIPMATDIAFSLGILSMLGDRVPLSLKVFLTAVAIVDDIGAILVIAVFYSSGVSLWIIGLGILFFICMIILNRLGVRHPLPYLFFGCLMWLAFLKSGVHATVAGVLAAMTIPASTRICCTDFLVPMRNHLMEYEMGGDNNRITLSNKQMISALGNMSRDVLMASPPLKRIEHNLHYYVAFGIMPIFAFANAGINFNAEGGGLDIFHPVSLGIFFGLIVGKVVGICTASWIVVKTGLAEMPKTLVPGHFFGASLLAGIGFTMSIFITTLAWDASSQFIIDAKFSILAASIVSGILGFLVLRSCPLSGKCDK; encoded by the coding sequence ATGAGTAAGCCGGAAGCACCAACTAAAGAAAATCAGCCCCGAATAGATAAAATGCTACAGCCTTTTTATGAGTTTGTAAGAATTGAATCATCGGGCGGTCTTGTTCTGATCATAGCGACTATTCTTGCCTTGGTCTGGGCTAATTCTCCCTTGGGAAATCTCTATGAATCGTTTAAAAACGTTCCCTTAACCGTTGGAGCAGGCGAGTTTATTCTTTCCAAACCGGTCATTCTCTGGATTAATGACGGGTTGATGGCTATTTTCTTTTTCCTGGTCGGTCTTGAAATCAAAAGCGAAATTCTTGTTGGAGAACTGAATTCTTTCAGACAGGCTTCTTTACCTATTTTTGCGGCCGTTGGCGGAATGGTCGTACCTGCCTTGGTTTATTACTTTTTCAATATTGGAACTAGCTCTGTAGACGGCTGGGGAATACCCATGGCCACGGATATTGCCTTTTCGCTTGGTATACTTTCCATGCTCGGGGATAGGGTGCCGCTCAGTCTTAAAGTCTTCCTAACTGCCGTGGCCATTGTCGACGATATCGGTGCGATTCTGGTTATTGCAGTGTTTTATTCTTCAGGCGTCTCTCTCTGGATAATAGGTCTGGGAATCCTTTTTTTCATTTGTATGATCATTTTGAACAGGCTCGGCGTGCGGCATCCCCTGCCATATCTTTTTTTCGGTTGCCTGATGTGGCTGGCATTCCTGAAAAGCGGTGTACATGCCACTGTAGCGGGAGTGTTGGCGGCTATGACCATTCCTGCTTCGACAAGGATCTGCTGTACAGATTTTCTGGTGCCCATGCGTAACCATCTCATGGAATATGAAATGGGAGGGGATAACAACAGGATAACCCTTTCAAATAAGCAGATGATTTCAGCACTTGGTAATATGAGCCGGGATGTACTTATGGCCAGTCCTCCACTGAAAAGGATTGAACATAATCTGCATTACTATGTTGCCTTTGGTATTATGCCCATTTTTGCCTTTGCCAATGCGGGGATAAATTTTAACGCTGAAGGCGGAGGGCTTGATATTTTTCATCCGGTAAGCCTCGGCATTTTTTTCGGCTTGATTGTAGGAAAAGTTGTAGGCATCTGCACTGCTAGTTGGATTGTTGTGAAAACAGGTCTTGCAGAAATGCCTAAGACACTTGTTCCAGGTCATTTTTTTGGGGCGTCTCTTTTGGCAGGCATAGGCTTTACCATGTCTATTTTTATTACCACGCTTGCCTGGGATGCTTCTTCCCAATTCATAATTGATGCTAAATTCAGTATTCTCGCAGCTTCAATTGTTTCCGGTATTTTAGGTTTTTTAGTTCTGCGAAGTTGCCCTCTTTCCGGTAAATGTGATAAATAA
- a CDS encoding efflux RND transporter permease subunit, protein MKKLLHFTLKQTVFINIIFILLMIVGVFSMVDLPVERYPNVHMGKVVISGFLPGASPSDVEALVTKKIEDALDDLENVEYIRSRSFRERSSIMVKFLDDTDYAKGYDELRFRVLSIQNDLPREMDPPVFTEINVSEWLPVIRVCLVGDRANRALSMMADEMKVPLRKIPGVNEVEVEGEYTREFHVNLDPRKLVRFKLTFDDVARALDDANISIPAGDFSSVDGEFVIVVDERFRTREEIADTIVRMDGDGSFVTVGDVLSSAFVSYRDPQVITSVNGRNAVTLKIVKSLDGNAVNIAEDVVKVTDSYKDLLEKEGVEVVLTSDQRVHIEDAIKTLGMNLLVGIVLVFVIIYLFMGFRNAALTTVGVPFAFLVTMIIMKLTGNSLNQITLFSFVLVSGIIVDDAIVVVENVFRHIQEGKPLKDAVVDGTSEVFLPVISATATTVAAFLPMLLMTGSTGEFFAQVPKAVTFALVASLVECLLILPPHFLDWPGADKLMKNSEKHTRERGFMIPLRRWTDKLLSVAIRFRFVSLAAVFGLFVVSIIILGVSVSGKLPLIKIKFYPDDYSLYYIELEGPVATPIELTSDKLKRISVFVEKMGPGIAKSASAFAGFYLNEDYEVVYGSNLGNIVVEMPTKDKQVFADAPENDPGAHLEYMRRKLDKFKEPGWTYRIRPEKDGPPSGKDINIRVLGADHTSVKGLAAAILKFLKENDALSPNLVNLATDDGTPNRIFRFNPINERIAEYGLTPKQVAGLSGSVLDGRFVGKFRLSDEDVDLRLKIDPQYLNSPEDALSVPVLEHNESPVRIGDICNVSMYMEPGQFNRYMGQRAVTITANIKPGSRLSSPVAVKKVSDFYESVQADYPGATVNFSGEYESTRKSYTSLVYAFMTAILIIYLILATQFQSYVQPVIILSAVVFSLTGVILGTFFSQTIFTVNSFIATVGVTGVVVNDSLVLLDFMNKIYKSGINRKAAMREAVRIRLRPILLTTLTTTLGLLPMAVGIPSYSLVWGAMASTFVTGLCTATFLTLFIIPIEWDLLMGFMEWRAKRRKVKEGTV, encoded by the coding sequence ATGAAAAAATTATTACATTTTACCCTTAAACAGACGGTTTTCATCAATATCATTTTCATCCTGTTGATGATTGTTGGAGTATTCAGCATGGTCGATCTTCCTGTTGAGCGTTATCCTAACGTTCATATGGGAAAGGTTGTAATCTCCGGGTTTCTGCCGGGAGCTTCACCGTCCGATGTGGAAGCATTGGTGACCAAAAAGATTGAAGATGCGCTGGATGATCTTGAAAATGTTGAATATATCCGTTCAAGGTCCTTTCGCGAACGGTCCAGCATCATGGTTAAATTTCTTGATGATACCGACTATGCCAAAGGGTACGATGAACTTCGTTTCCGGGTTCTTTCAATCCAGAATGATTTACCACGTGAAATGGACCCGCCTGTTTTTACGGAAATAAATGTAAGTGAATGGCTTCCGGTAATCAGGGTCTGCCTTGTGGGAGACCGCGCCAACCGTGCTCTGTCAATGATGGCTGACGAGATGAAAGTGCCCCTAAGGAAGATTCCGGGGGTTAACGAGGTTGAGGTGGAAGGGGAATATACCCGCGAATTCCACGTAAACCTTGATCCCCGCAAACTGGTACGTTTCAAACTTACTTTTGATGATGTGGCTCGTGCTCTGGATGATGCAAACATATCGATCCCTGCAGGTGATTTCTCATCAGTGGACGGTGAGTTTGTGATTGTTGTGGATGAAAGATTCCGTACCCGTGAAGAAATTGCCGATACCATCGTGCGTATGGACGGTGACGGATCATTTGTTACCGTCGGAGATGTGCTTAGCAGCGCCTTTGTTTCCTACCGTGATCCGCAGGTGATCACCTCTGTAAATGGCCGTAATGCAGTGACACTGAAGATTGTTAAATCTTTGGATGGTAATGCGGTTAACATCGCTGAAGATGTCGTTAAGGTAACTGATTCATATAAAGATTTACTTGAAAAGGAGGGTGTTGAAGTTGTCCTGACCAGCGATCAGCGGGTGCATATTGAAGATGCGATTAAGACTCTGGGCATGAATCTGCTGGTAGGTATCGTTCTTGTCTTTGTGATTATCTATTTGTTCATGGGTTTCAGGAATGCCGCGCTTACTACTGTAGGGGTGCCTTTTGCTTTTCTGGTGACCATGATCATCATGAAACTGACCGGGAATTCGCTTAATCAGATTACGCTTTTTTCTTTTGTTCTGGTCAGCGGAATTATTGTGGATGATGCCATCGTAGTGGTTGAAAATGTTTTTCGTCATATTCAGGAAGGCAAGCCACTTAAGGACGCGGTTGTGGATGGCACATCAGAAGTCTTCCTTCCTGTTATTTCGGCAACGGCTACTACAGTAGCCGCTTTCCTGCCTATGCTGCTGATGACCGGCTCCACCGGAGAATTTTTTGCTCAGGTTCCGAAGGCGGTTACTTTTGCCCTTGTTGCTTCACTGGTCGAATGCCTTCTTATTCTGCCCCCGCATTTTCTGGATTGGCCCGGTGCTGATAAGCTGATGAAAAACAGTGAGAAACATACCCGCGAACGGGGCTTCATGATCCCACTGCGCAGATGGACAGATAAGCTTCTTTCCGTTGCAATCCGGTTCAGATTTGTTTCATTGGCAGCGGTTTTCGGATTATTTGTCGTTTCTATCATTATCCTCGGGGTCTCGGTTTCCGGGAAGCTTCCGCTTATCAAAATTAAATTTTACCCTGATGACTACTCTCTTTACTATATCGAGCTGGAAGGTCCGGTCGCCACGCCTATTGAGCTTACTTCGGATAAACTCAAGCGTATTTCTGTTTTTGTGGAAAAAATGGGACCGGGCATAGCTAAATCAGCTTCTGCTTTTGCCGGATTCTATTTGAATGAAGATTATGAAGTTGTCTACGGCTCCAACCTCGGAAATATCGTAGTAGAAATGCCGACTAAGGATAAGCAGGTTTTTGCCGATGCGCCTGAGAATGATCCGGGGGCGCATCTTGAATATATGCGCAGGAAACTGGATAAATTTAAGGAACCGGGCTGGACTTACCGTATTCGACCGGAGAAGGACGGCCCGCCGTCAGGTAAGGATATAAATATCAGAGTTCTTGGCGCGGACCATACTTCCGTTAAGGGACTCGCTGCGGCAATATTAAAGTTTCTCAAGGAAAATGATGCTCTGAGTCCGAATCTGGTGAATCTGGCTACCGACGACGGTACGCCCAACCGTATTTTCAGGTTTAATCCTATCAATGAACGGATAGCTGAATACGGCCTGACACCTAAACAGGTTGCCGGATTATCAGGATCGGTGCTGGATGGCCGCTTTGTCGGTAAATTCAGGCTTTCAGATGAGGATGTAGACCTGCGTTTGAAGATAGATCCGCAGTATCTGAACAGCCCGGAGGATGCCCTTTCCGTACCAGTGCTTGAGCATAATGAAAGCCCGGTGCGTATTGGCGATATCTGTAACGTCTCCATGTATATGGAGCCGGGGCAGTTCAACCGGTATATGGGCCAGCGGGCGGTGACAATTACGGCCAATATTAAACCCGGGTCCCGCCTGTCATCACCGGTAGCAGTTAAGAAGGTCAGTGATTTTTATGAATCCGTTCAGGCTGATTATCCGGGCGCGACAGTTAATTTTTCAGGCGAATATGAATCCACACGTAAGTCGTATACTTCATTGGTTTACGCCTTTATGACCGCGATTCTGATTATTTACTTGATTCTGGCCACCCAGTTTCAGTCATACGTTCAGCCTGTGATAATTCTTTCAGCAGTGGTATTTTCCCTTACCGGAGTCATATTGGGGACTTTTTTTTCCCAGACTATCTTCACTGTGAACAGCTTTATCGCCACTGTAGGGGTTACCGGGGTTGTAGTTAATGACTCTCTTGTACTGCTTGATTTTATGAATAAAATTTATAAGTCCGGCATAAACCGTAAAGCCGCCATGCGTGAGGCGGTGCGCATTCGGCTGCGCCCTATCCTTTTAACTACTTTGACAACCACTCTCGGCCTGCTGCCCATGGCGGTAGGGATTCCTTCCTATTCTCTGGTGTGGGGCGCCATGGCTTCAACATTTGTAACCGGTCTTTGTACTGCTACTTTTCTGACCCTGTTCATTATACCAATTGAATGGGATCTTCTGATGGGATTTATGGAATGGAGGGCAAAAAGAAGAAAAGTTAAAGAAGGAACAGTGTAG
- the hisI gene encoding phosphoribosyl-AMP cyclohydrolase, producing MIKPDFNKMGGMIPAIAQDAETGEILMMAYMNEEAWNKTLETGDAHYWSRSRNTLWHKGGTSGHVQKIKSIKIDCDDDTLVLLIDQIGGAACHKGYRSCFYRELKDGEVIECSPMVFDPKEVYK from the coding sequence ATGATCAAGCCAGACTTTAACAAGATGGGTGGAATGATACCAGCCATCGCTCAGGATGCCGAAACAGGTGAAATCCTGATGATGGCCTACATGAATGAAGAAGCATGGAATAAAACGCTTGAAACAGGCGACGCCCATTATTGGAGCAGAAGCCGCAACACCCTGTGGCATAAAGGCGGAACTTCAGGCCATGTGCAGAAAATTAAATCCATAAAAATAGATTGTGACGATGATACTCTTGTACTGCTCATCGATCAGATAGGCGGAGCGGCCTGCCACAAAGGCTACAGAAGCTGTTTCTACCGTGAACTCAAGGACGGCGAAGTAATTGAATGCTCGCCCATGGTTTTTGACCCCAAGGAGGTATACAAATAA
- a CDS encoding PAS domain S-box protein: MRSTKYSIIKYILVTVSIFVLLDIFVQYQLYQRHRNDLLLNVYHETSALRARIEKELNGNLLLVQGLADYISYQPNLSKMDFDQYSQGMMFKSDLIRIVSAAPDYVVKYVYPTVGYNGLIGQDYRLSESRWQDIKNISSTGKMILTGPVDLAEGGTGLVGEAPVFIRSSEYFWGMVSATFDANLMLEHAGLNEVSDLEISVRGFDGQDAESSVIYGNEDLFDPDKEAVIMEVVLSSGKWQIAAIPENGWDVVPPESPLLHMVMLLLVISISFSIYKVITKRSEIEMVRSKLSEAQSIAHLGNWSLDISNNRLFWSEEVYRIFGVMEDTFKPTLDKFYVLVHPQDRNDVQDTFKKAMETGELFALDHRIVRPDGEVRYISKQGKFIYDEDGKPLSSYGTIHDITERKQIEHKLRESKNRFEHVTNKLSRQFVFFSHTIDGKFIRLSEGFSYLGFGSPEEGIGRKWTELFNFSPDSLALATEKIASVIAGKVESTEYEIQFTTPDGQERFMVVYVYLAYDYGLEENVYEGVVYDITERKAHEEKLKILSRAIENAPVSVVITDTKGDINYVNPYFCKESGYSNEEVLGQNSRILKSGEHDDKFYEDMWETISTGETWRGEILNKKKDGTFYWEAASISPVYNSVGEIVSYVGVKEEISDKKELEQLKSDVDLIMRHDLKTPLNGIIGFPGLLQMDDNLTDNQRELLKTIENSGKKMLTMIDMSLDMFKMETGRYEYFPLRIDALGVARQVVANSGSQISASKVDVKVLVDGESDYAEKLLVWGEEKLIYSLLSGLLTNAIEASPFGEDIIIAFEQGDDITISVCNKGVVPLPIRDRFFHKYVTQGKDNGTGLGTYSAKLMTEAMHYEIEMRTFDELNETRIIITIPRERFDKRDGY, encoded by the coding sequence ATGCGTAGTACAAAATACAGTATAATTAAATACATCCTAGTTACGGTTTCTATCTTTGTGCTGCTGGATATTTTTGTTCAGTATCAGCTTTATCAAAGACATAGGAATGATCTCCTTTTAAATGTGTATCATGAGACATCTGCCTTACGTGCGCGTATCGAAAAGGAGCTGAACGGCAACCTTCTTCTAGTTCAGGGTCTTGCTGACTATATATCGTATCAGCCCAATCTGAGTAAAATGGATTTTGATCAGTATTCCCAAGGGATGATGTTCAAATCTGATTTGATCAGGATTGTCAGCGCCGCTCCGGATTATGTTGTCAAATATGTCTATCCTACCGTGGGTTATAATGGCTTGATCGGTCAGGATTACAGATTAAGCGAGAGCCGGTGGCAAGATATTAAAAACATTTCCAGTACGGGAAAAATGATTTTAACAGGACCTGTTGATCTTGCTGAAGGGGGAACGGGACTTGTAGGAGAGGCTCCTGTATTTATCCGCTCCAGTGAATATTTCTGGGGTATGGTTTCCGCCACTTTCGATGCTAACCTCATGCTTGAACATGCCGGACTGAATGAAGTTTCCGATTTAGAGATTTCCGTGCGTGGATTTGACGGTCAGGATGCTGAAAGTTCTGTCATCTACGGTAATGAAGATTTATTTGATCCGGATAAAGAGGCTGTGATCATGGAGGTAGTACTTTCCTCCGGTAAATGGCAGATAGCAGCCATACCAGAAAATGGATGGGATGTTGTTCCCCCTGAATCGCCATTACTGCACATGGTAATGCTGCTTCTGGTTATAAGTATTTCTTTTTCAATATACAAAGTTATCACTAAGAGATCCGAGATTGAAATGGTCAGGTCCAAACTAAGCGAAGCTCAGTCCATTGCGCATCTCGGTAACTGGTCGCTGGATATTTCAAATAACCGCTTATTCTGGTCTGAAGAGGTTTACCGTATTTTCGGGGTCATGGAGGATACTTTTAAACCTACACTCGATAAATTTTATGTTTTAGTTCACCCGCAGGATAGAAACGATGTTCAGGATACCTTTAAAAAAGCTATGGAAACAGGGGAGCTGTTTGCTCTTGATCACCGTATTGTAAGACCTGACGGTGAGGTGCGATATATTTCCAAGCAGGGTAAATTCATATATGACGAAGACGGTAAACCGCTCAGCTCATACGGTACGATACATGATATTACCGAGCGTAAACAAATAGAGCACAAGCTTCGTGAAAGTAAAAATCGTTTTGAACATGTGACGAATAAGCTTAGTCGCCAGTTCGTATTTTTTTCCCATACAATTGATGGTAAATTTATCCGTTTAAGTGAAGGTTTTTCCTATCTTGGGTTCGGATCTCCCGAGGAAGGTATAGGACGTAAGTGGACGGAACTTTTTAATTTCAGTCCTGATTCATTGGCTCTTGCCACGGAAAAAATTGCGTCGGTTATTGCCGGTAAAGTTGAATCAACTGAATATGAAATTCAGTTTACCACTCCGGACGGTCAGGAACGGTTTATGGTTGTTTACGTCTATCTGGCCTATGATTACGGGCTGGAGGAGAATGTCTACGAAGGCGTGGTTTATGATATAACCGAAAGGAAAGCCCATGAAGAAAAACTTAAAATTCTAAGCCGGGCCATAGAAAACGCACCTGTTTCTGTTGTTATTACCGACACCAAGGGTGATATTAATTACGTGAACCCTTATTTTTGCAAAGAAAGCGGTTATTCCAATGAAGAAGTCCTAGGTCAGAATTCCAGGATTCTCAAGTCCGGAGAACATGATGACAAGTTTTACGAGGATATGTGGGAGACTATCAGCACCGGCGAAACATGGCGCGGCGAGATTCTAAATAAGAAGAAAGATGGAACTTTTTATTGGGAGGCAGCATCAATTTCACCTGTCTACAATTCCGTTGGAGAAATTGTCAGCTATGTGGGTGTTAAAGAAGAAATCAGCGACAAAAAGGAGCTTGAACAGCTCAAATCTGATGTAGACTTGATAATGCGCCATGATTTAAAAACTCCCCTGAACGGAATCATAGGTTTTCCGGGGTTGCTGCAAATGGATGACAACCTTACAGATAACCAGAGGGAACTACTCAAGACAATCGAAAATTCGGGTAAGAAAATGCTCACTATGATCGATATGTCGTTGGATATGTTCAAGATGGAAACCGGAAGATACGAATATTTTCCCCTGCGGATTGATGCGCTCGGTGTGGCGCGTCAGGTTGTTGCAAACAGTGGGTCTCAAATTTCCGCCAGTAAGGTTGATGTTAAGGTCTTAGTTGATGGAGAGAGCGATTATGCTGAAAAATTGCTGGTATGGGGAGAGGAGAAGCTGATTTATTCTCTTCTGTCAGGGCTGCTTACCAACGCAATTGAGGCATCTCCTTTTGGTGAAGATATAATTATCGCATTTGAGCAGGGGGATGATATTACCATCTCTGTGTGCAATAAAGGCGTTGTTCCGCTTCCGATCCGGGATAGGTTTTTCCATAAATATGTCACTCAAGGGAAAGATAACGGGACCGGCTTGGGAACATATTCGGCAAAGCTGATGACTGAAGCAATGCATTATGAAATTGAAATGCGTACTTTCGATGAACTTAATGAAACAAGAATAATTATTACGATTCCCCGGGAACGATTTGATAAACGGGATGGTTATTAA